One Ignavibacterium sp. DNA segment encodes these proteins:
- a CDS encoding nucleoside 2-deoxyribosyltransferase gives MIIYCAGPIKGNTEYRDNYSKVVEIVESLGHTALSEMSKKFLSSIPLSPKQIYARDMKWLEGSKLMIAEISGPSLGVGFEIAYSLFVKKINVLAVYSSEAPNLSSMILGCNNPKLLIAKYTDSDDLTKVINDFILKNGSN, from the coding sequence ATGATTATCTATTGTGCCGGTCCGATAAAAGGCAATACAGAATATAGAGACAACTATTCTAAAGTTGTAGAAATTGTCGAATCATTAGGGCATACTGCTCTTTCTGAAATGAGTAAGAAATTTCTTTCTTCCATTCCTCTCAGTCCAAAACAGATTTATGCCAGAGATATGAAATGGCTTGAAGGAAGCAAGTTAATGATTGCAGAGATTTCAGGTCCAAGTCTTGGAGTTGGATTTGAGATTGCGTATTCACTTTTTGTAAAGAAGATAAATGTATTGGCTGTCTATAGCTCTGAGGCACCAAATTTATCTTCGATGATATTAGGCTGCAATAATCCAAAGCTTCTTATAGCCAAATACACTGACTCTGATGATTTGACTAAAGTAATTAATGATTTCATCCTCAAAAACGGAAGTAATTGA
- a CDS encoding RsmB/NOP family class I SAM-dependent RNA methyltransferase, translated as MTVEVSDRIYNYISALYGRESADKYLVFIKREPTQYIRVNTSKISRDELSSILVKKYQIKTEQVNNFENVLKVSEGQDRIGKTIEHILGFYYIQSLSSMLPPLVINPDHNDIVMDLCGAPGSKSTQLAELMNGKGTLIINEVDNERIKSLVFNLERMIVINASVIHSKGEVLSKIYNNYFTKVLVDAPCSGLGIIQKKGEVNKWWSLDHVQRLQQLQIRLLVSAIKMAKAGAEIVYSTCTLSVEENEMVIDKILEKYPVKLEQVKLPVPTHQAFTEYDNFKFNPELKKAVRVLPWEIDSDGFFLVKMIKTDKTDTNEKGALHQTDYKIVESNHRTIKPYLDYVTEHFGVDKNTLDNYRFIFRGKDIFFVTKDWHDENIGLFNRIGLKFGTLDKKERITFNSQAAQILEKHISKFIYHLKDEDELHSYITGWKIKDADIPLGQYVVKYNNWMLGTAVMTNEGLKSRFPRTKRTQRFDF; from the coding sequence ATGACTGTTGAAGTTTCTGACAGAATATATAATTACATCTCTGCTCTTTATGGTAGAGAATCTGCCGATAAATATCTTGTCTTTATTAAAAGGGAACCAACACAATATATAAGAGTAAATACTTCCAAAATCAGTAGAGATGAGCTTTCATCTATCCTCGTTAAAAAATATCAGATAAAAACAGAACAAGTAAATAATTTTGAAAATGTTTTAAAAGTATCTGAAGGGCAGGATAGAATCGGGAAAACTATTGAGCATATACTTGGATTTTATTACATACAATCTTTATCATCAATGCTGCCGCCGCTGGTTATTAATCCTGATCATAATGATATTGTTATGGACCTTTGCGGGGCACCGGGTTCAAAATCCACTCAACTGGCTGAACTTATGAATGGCAAAGGAACTTTAATAATAAATGAAGTTGATAATGAAAGGATTAAATCTCTGGTCTTTAATCTGGAAAGGATGATAGTAATTAATGCTTCTGTTATTCATTCTAAAGGTGAAGTATTAAGCAAGATTTATAATAATTATTTTACAAAAGTATTAGTTGATGCACCCTGCAGCGGATTGGGTATTATACAAAAAAAAGGTGAAGTGAATAAGTGGTGGTCACTTGATCATGTTCAAAGATTGCAGCAGCTTCAAATCAGATTACTTGTTTCTGCAATTAAAATGGCAAAAGCAGGTGCTGAAATTGTTTATTCGACTTGTACTTTATCAGTTGAAGAAAATGAAATGGTTATTGATAAAATTCTTGAAAAGTATCCTGTTAAACTCGAACAAGTAAAATTACCAGTACCAACACATCAGGCATTTACTGAATATGATAATTTCAAATTTAATCCTGAATTGAAAAAGGCAGTCAGAGTGCTGCCCTGGGAAATTGATTCTGACGGCTTCTTCCTTGTTAAAATGATAAAGACTGATAAGACAGATACGAATGAGAAGGGAGCACTTCACCAGACTGATTATAAAATTGTTGAAAGTAACCATAGAACAATAAAACCATATTTGGATTATGTAACAGAACATTTTGGAGTAGATAAAAATACGCTGGATAATTATAGATTTATTTTCAGAGGCAAGGATATTTTTTTTGTAACAAAAGACTGGCATGATGAAAATATCGGATTGTTTAATAGAATTGGTTTGAAGTTTGGCACATTGGATAAGAAGGAGCGTATAACTTTTAATTCCCAAGCTGCTCAGATTTTAGAAAAACATATATCTAAGTTTATCTATCACTTAAAAGATGAAGACGAACTTCATAGTTATATAACCGGATGGAAAATAAAGGATGCTGATATTCCGTTAGGGCAGTATGTTGTAAAATATAATAACTGGATGCTTGGAACTGCTGTTATGACAAATGAAGGTTTAAAGAGCAGATTTCCGCGGACAAAAAGAACACAGCGTTTTGATTTCTGA
- a CDS encoding polysaccharide deacetylase family protein, whose product MIRYLIILFFAVSRIIYSQGYGALTFSNYADDKKAAFSLTFDDGLLTHSTNVRPLLNQYGFKGTFYVLPPYLAEDNQPLIWRYGRWSDFQMIAADGHEVGSHTMNHDTLPNLDWGNINSPGTLLYELYQSKVFIEQKIPFQKCISLNYPYTLHNSLVDSAAKLFYENGRTLGQTANDSVLFGNDWFSLKAKVVEFSMPRNFVDDDLDELYSFINWFGNAVTKKQWGMIIIHDVVPFNELQSLINNGIYEPVTNEWLGWLCDWLEVKSLNKEIWVETVGNITRYIKQREAAEYQILTSNSQLIEINVTDNLDNEIYNYPLTAYVKIPESWHYVRVQQNTKIDTLPTILENSIRKVLLNVIPDKGILSISPVTSTDINNEEILLNDFILFQNYPNPFNPATNIRYSLGSRQFVSLKVYDVLGKEVAVLVNKYQNAGLHTVNFNIDQFNLSSGVYLYRLQIDGASLNFGSNFSQTKKMIYLR is encoded by the coding sequence ATGATCAGATATTTAATAATACTTTTCTTCGCCGTATCCAGAATAATATATTCACAAGGTTATGGAGCATTAACCTTTTCTAACTATGCTGATGACAAAAAAGCTGCTTTCAGTTTAACATTTGATGATGGTTTGCTAACCCATAGCACTAATGTGAGACCGTTGTTAAACCAATATGGTTTTAAGGGCACGTTTTATGTGTTACCGCCTTATCTTGCAGAAGATAATCAGCCGTTAATCTGGAGATACGGACGTTGGAGTGATTTTCAGATGATTGCCGCCGATGGACATGAAGTTGGTTCTCATACAATGAATCATGATACACTTCCAAATCTTGATTGGGGAAATATTAATTCTCCTGGAACCTTATTATATGAATTGTATCAATCAAAAGTATTTATTGAACAGAAAATTCCTTTCCAAAAATGTATTTCACTTAATTACCCTTATACACTGCACAACTCTTTAGTTGATTCTGCTGCAAAATTATTTTATGAAAATGGCAGAACACTCGGGCAGACTGCAAACGACTCAGTTCTTTTCGGAAATGATTGGTTTAGTTTAAAAGCAAAAGTTGTTGAGTTCAGTATGCCAAGAAATTTTGTTGATGACGATCTGGATGAATTATATTCTTTTATTAATTGGTTTGGTAATGCTGTTACAAAAAAGCAATGGGGAATGATAATAATTCATGATGTTGTTCCATTCAATGAATTACAATCTTTAATTAATAACGGAATTTATGAACCGGTAACAAATGAATGGCTCGGATGGTTATGCGATTGGCTGGAAGTAAAATCATTAAACAAAGAAATATGGGTTGAAACTGTCGGAAATATTACCCGATATATAAAACAGCGCGAAGCAGCCGAATATCAGATATTAACATCTAACAGTCAATTAATTGAAATCAATGTTACCGATAATCTTGATAATGAAATTTATAATTATCCTTTAACTGCTTATGTAAAGATTCCTGAGAGCTGGCATTATGTAAGAGTTCAGCAAAACACAAAAATAGATACATTGCCAACTATATTAGAAAATTCGATCAGAAAGGTTTTATTAAATGTAATTCCGGATAAAGGAATACTAAGCATTTCACCAGTTACCTCTACTGATATAAACAATGAAGAAATATTGTTAAACGATTTTATACTTTTTCAAAATTATCCTAATCCGTTTAACCCGGCAACAAACATCCGGTATTCTTTAGGAAGCAGACAATTTGTTAGCTTAAAAGTATATGATGTGCTTGGAAAAGAAGTTGCTGTTTTAGTAAATAAATATCAGAATGCTGGCTTACATACGGTAAACTTTAATATTGACCAGTTTAATTTGAGTTCGGGAGTTTATCTATACAGACTGCAAATAGACGGGGCATCTTTAAATTTTGGGAGTAATTTTAGTCAAACAAAAAAAATGATTTATCTGAGATAA